In the genome of Micromonospora sp. Llam0, the window CCACATCCTGATCGCCCCCCGCGGGGAGTTCGGGTCGGCCGCCCTCGCGCTGCACCGGGTCCGCAAACGGATCTTCCTGGCCGGCTGGCGGTGGATGCTGGCCGGGCCGCGGGTGACGTGGCACGCCACCACCCCGGGCGAGGCCGCCGACATCCGCCGGGTGCTGCCCCGGGCCCGGATCGGGGTCGTCGCCATCGGCAGCGGCCCGGAACCGGGCCCGGCACCCGACCGGCCGGCCGCGACCGGGCCCGCCCGGCTGGTCTTCATCGGGCGGATCTCCCCGATGAAGAACCTCGACCTCGTCCTCGCCGCACTCGCCCACGTCCCGGTCCCGGTGCGGCTGGACATCTACGGGCCGGTGGGCGACCCGGCGTACTGGCAGCGGTGTCAACGGCTACTGGACGCCCTACCCGGCCCGGCCGTGGTCGACTACCACGGCGAACTCCATCCCGGGCAGGTACGCGAGACCTTCTCCCGGTACGACGCGTTCGTGCTGCCGACCCAGGGCGAAAACTTCGGCAACGCCATCGCCGAAAGCCTGTCGGCGTACTGCCCGGTGCTCTGCTCCGACCGGACCCCGTGGACCACCGTGCTGCGCGACGGCGGCGGGCTGGTGCTCACCGAGTTGAACCCGGCGGCGTTGGCAGCGCTGATCACCCAGGTCGCCACCGCCACCCCGCAGCAGCGCCACCGGGCCAGGTCGGCGGCGGGGGCCGCGTACCGCCGGTGGCGGGCCGGCCGCGACCCGGTCAGCGTGCTCGACCAGGCCCGGCAGATGATCCTCGATCCGACGCGACAGGTCGTGGCGCCGAGCCGGTCCGGTGCGGGCGGGCCGGCACGCCGGTGACCACGACGCCGGCCGGCACGTCCTTCGTCACGCAGGCACCGGCGCCCACGGTCGCGGCACGGCCCACCGTCAACGTCGGCAGGACGACAGCGCCGGCACCGACCATGACGCCGTCGGCCAGCCGGCAGTAGCCGGAGACCGCGGCCAACGGATTCACCGAGACGAAGTCACCCAGCACGGCGTCGTGGCCCACCGTGCAGTTCTGGTTCAGGTGCACGTGCCGGCCGATGACCACGTTCGTGGTGACCCGGGCGCCACCGGCGGCGAACAGCCCCTCCTGGACGACGCAGTCCGGGCCGATCTCGGCGGCCGGGTGCACCACTGTGGCAGCCGGCAGGCCGTACCGGGCGATCGTCCCGGCGGTCTCGCGGCGCAGGTCGGGCTGCCCGACGCCGAGGGCGACCCGGGTGGTGGCCGGCTGGTCGGCCAGCCACCGGGTCGGGCCGAGGAACGGAACACCGAGGCGGTGTACCAGTTCCACGGTCGACCCGCCGGGGTAATCGTCGACGAACCCGAGCACCCGCCACCGGGGCCCGTCGGCGGCCAGGTCGTTCAGCAACCTGATCACGCCGTACATCTCGCGGCCCATCCCACCCGCGCCCACGATCACCACGTCGGTCGTCAACGGTCGCTCCCTCGCCGGCCCGGAACCGCCCACCGCCCCCGTCAACTGAACCGGCGGGCGGTCGCGGAGGTGACGGCGTCCGACGTCCCGCGACGGTACGCGGTCGGCGTGAATCCGAGCACCGTACGAAACTCGGTCGCCAGGTGGGCCTGGTCGGCGTACCCGAGTCGGGCCGCCAGCCCGGCCAGGTCGGTGGCCGGATCGGTACGCAGCAGCTGCGCCGCCTCCTGTAACCGTCGTCGGCGGATCATCGTCAGCGGCGACAGGCCGACGTGGCGGCGGGCCAGCCGCTGCACCGTACGGGTCGACACGTGCAGCCGGGCGGCGACGTCCTCGACCCGCAGCACCGCGTGATCGGTGTCGACGAGCTCCGCCAGGGTGTTGGCCAGCAGCGCCTCCGGACCGGGCGGCCCGACGGTGGCGTTCAGCCAGTCGGCGAACGCCGCCACCGCTGCGGCGTGCCGCTGCGACGCGTCGCCGGCGCCGGTCATCGCCTCGACCACCGGCGACTGCAGGTCGGGCAGGTCCAGCCGGCGGGAGGCGTCCCGCAGCGCAGCGGGGTCCGAGGTGAAGTGCGGCACCGCCGCCGGACGCAGCAGCGCCCCGACCGCCCAGCCGGTGCCGGTCAGGTCCCGGTACGAGACCCGGGTCGTCGGGCCGGCCAGCTCCACGCCGTCCGGGCCGACCACCAGGTTGCAGGCGGGGAACGAGAGGATCTGCTGCCGGGAGACCCGGCCCGGCGCGATCCGCCACTGCGGGATCCAGAACCAGCGGACCAGCGGCGCGACCTGCTCCGGCGGCGGTAGCCGGGCGAAGGTCGGCAGCCGGGCCGGGTACAGGATGCCGCGCTGCGCCGGGTCCACGGCAGCCAGGCTACGGCCTGCGGCACCGGCAGGTCGCCGGCTGTCGCGAATCTCCAAGCCAGCGGCGGTGGGCGCTGCCTAGGGTCGGGACATGTCCGACACCTTCGCGGCCGCCGACGGCCGACACACCACCAACGGTACGCCGCACGGCGTCACCAGCCTCACCCCGTTCCTGGCCATCCCGGACGCGCG includes:
- a CDS encoding NeuD/PglB/VioB family sugar acetyltransferase codes for the protein MTTDVVIVGAGGMGREMYGVIRLLNDLAADGPRWRVLGFVDDYPGGSTVELVHRLGVPFLGPTRWLADQPATTRVALGVGQPDLRRETAGTIARYGLPAATVVHPAAEIGPDCVVQEGLFAAGGARVTTNVVIGRHVHLNQNCTVGHDAVLGDFVSVNPLAAVSGYCRLADGVMVGAGAVVLPTLTVGRAATVGAGACVTKDVPAGVVVTGVPARPHRTGSAPRPVASDRGSSAGPGRAR
- a CDS encoding glycosyltransferase, whose amino-acid sequence is MADDTAPATHPRRRPVPVDGGRFQVLVTAGYFHPGWRAGGPVRSVSDILELAGDDIDTTLLTRDHDLGRDKPYPGLSGRWTRFGRTKVFYLGPRHPAHWRTLWRTLRPARFDLLYVNSVWSIFSLLPIALVRIGLLRADHILIAPRGEFGSAALALHRVRKRIFLAGWRWMLAGPRVTWHATTPGEAADIRRVLPRARIGVVAIGSGPEPGPAPDRPAATGPARLVFIGRISPMKNLDLVLAALAHVPVPVRLDIYGPVGDPAYWQRCQRLLDALPGPAVVDYHGELHPGQVRETFSRYDAFVLPTQGENFGNAIAESLSAYCPVLCSDRTPWTTVLRDGGGLVLTELNPAALAALITQVATATPQQRHRARSAAGAAYRRWRAGRDPVSVLDQARQMILDPTRQVVAPSRSGAGGPARR
- a CDS encoding helix-turn-helix transcriptional regulator, with product MPTFARLPPPEQVAPLVRWFWIPQWRIAPGRVSRQQILSFPACNLVVGPDGVELAGPTTRVSYRDLTGTGWAVGALLRPAAVPHFTSDPAALRDASRRLDLPDLQSPVVEAMTGAGDASQRHAAAVAAFADWLNATVGPPGPEALLANTLAELVDTDHAVLRVEDVAARLHVSTRTVQRLARRHVGLSPLTMIRRRRLQEAAQLLRTDPATDLAGLAARLGYADQAHLATEFRTVLGFTPTAYRRGTSDAVTSATARRFS